A window of the Pseudoalteromonas sp. A25 genome harbors these coding sequences:
- a CDS encoding sodium ion-translocating decarboxylase subunit beta — MEGLLNLWHATGVANFTIPALVMMAVGCGLLYLAIAKGFEPLLLVPIGFGAILTNIPVAGLAEPGGLLYYVYYIGIDSGVFPLLIFMGVGALTDFSALIANPRMLLLGAAAQFGIFATLFGAIALNYVPGFEFTLQDASAIAIIGGADGPTAIFLASKLAPELLGAIAVAAYSYMALVPIIQPPIMRALTSEQERNIEMPQLRVVSKKEKILFPMVVLSLTIMFLPAATPLVGMFCLGNLMRECGVVDRLSNTAQNELINITTIFLGLAVGSKLAADEFLTVETLGILVLGALAFSIGTASGVFMAKLMNRLSSNPINPLVGAAGVSAVPMAARVVNKVGLESNPHNFLLMHAMGPNVAGVLGSAVAAGILLALVG; from the coding sequence ATGGAAGGTTTATTAAATTTGTGGCATGCCACAGGGGTTGCTAACTTTACCATTCCTGCATTAGTGATGATGGCAGTGGGTTGTGGTTTATTATATTTGGCCATTGCCAAAGGCTTTGAACCGCTTTTGCTTGTGCCAATTGGCTTTGGTGCAATATTAACGAATATCCCCGTTGCGGGATTAGCTGAACCAGGCGGCCTGTTGTATTACGTATACTATATAGGTATTGATAGTGGGGTGTTTCCGCTGCTGATATTTATGGGTGTAGGTGCTCTTACTGACTTTAGTGCATTGATTGCTAACCCAAGAATGCTGCTGTTAGGAGCTGCTGCGCAGTTTGGGATTTTTGCGACTTTGTTTGGCGCAATCGCATTAAATTATGTACCTGGGTTTGAGTTTACTTTACAAGATGCTTCGGCGATAGCCATTATCGGCGGAGCAGATGGGCCTACTGCTATTTTCTTGGCGTCAAAATTAGCCCCTGAGCTGTTGGGCGCAATTGCTGTTGCGGCGTACTCGTATATGGCTTTAGTGCCAATAATTCAACCGCCGATCATGAGAGCACTAACCTCAGAACAAGAGCGTAATATAGAAATGCCGCAACTTAGAGTTGTGTCAAAGAAAGAGAAAATCTTATTTCCTATGGTTGTTTTGAGCCTGACTATCATGTTTTTACCTGCAGCGACACCCTTGGTAGGGATGTTTTGCTTGGGTAATTTAATGCGTGAATGTGGCGTGGTAGATAGACTGAGCAATACTGCACAAAATGAGCTAATCAATATTACAACAATTTTCTTGGGGCTAGCGGTGGGCTCGAAACTTGCGGCAGATGAGTTTTTAACGGTAGAAACCTTGGGTATTTTAGTCCTTGGGGCATTGGCTTTTTCAATTGGTACGGCTTCCGGGGTATTTATGGCAAAGCTAATGAATCGCCTCTCGAGTAACCCAATCAACCCACTTGTGGGCGCAGCGGGGGTATCTGCAGTGCCAATGGCAGCACGAGTAGTCAATAAAGTTGGTCTTGAATCTAACCCACATAACTTTTTATTGATGCATGCGATGGGACCTAATGTAGCGGGAGTTTTAGGCAGTGCAGTGGCAGCAGGTATCTTGTTAGCGCTGGTAGGTTAA
- a CDS encoding ATP-binding protein has product MQNSARIKISGLTPLIIATAILTGAICAVASYLLPENRPIPQLEIQAAKISSPITSLMVKSSFDDAKKMLESIEYASNDVEYFLYSNTGVSEPTLVYQSSPNNVPALSRLDTINDKQQIITHQPLYMDGQLVGELVLRYQKAKSSTLSWLSYLAFAVALLLAIFMAWFSNRCIGRDLIKHNQQIQDELQRIIDNQDYRTHISADLGLGLDNIAKLINLLLEQIQTAIDSDQAVHKELKQLQTSLETEVQARTLALEKATLNAERASEAKTTFLATMSHEIRTPMNGVIGTIDLLRQTELDGAQHRLSTIIRDSAFSLLGILDDILDFSKIEAGKLQIDSSPFSVTETVEEVARVLSSVAKKRKLDLQLSIAPDIPTNLVGDTVRVRQVLYNLCSNAIKFTSTDETKQGYVKISAEVAQNTSEHYTLRFKVVDNGKGMNQSQLREIFNPFIQAEGSITREFGGTGLGLSICKSLIELMLGSINVTSDIGMGSEFVVELPFSTSGQVKYANKAVLNQKEVVVLTDDTSRQKTVSRYLSFMGAKVSVLSTSANIDEYQYKSSIIWVLDGLDSMEKINDQLRALLYSLENNNQQIVVLSTMDDAAINHKNIFYLNAAPLCKTSFMTAILVAAGLHKPKQLKPTRTLNNYLSVEQAKEENKLVLLVEDNILNQQVLTDQLHLLGYGVEVAENGEQGLEIWKGGHYPVILTDLHMPKMSGYDMVKEIRDIAEQSEDINAQPYIIAVTANALKGERERCLSAGMNDYITKPVELNVLEETLQKYLKTLPNDEMTDSDEQDDDELFEVDGHAEQSQEAQPIDLETLSKYVNHDEAKQRRFFKMYLEQSSQLTREIYGAVISCEQSVIIESCHQLKSISKTIGAEQVAEIAIEFESQCKANTLSSDELIALRNKLDKAYTQATEFIQKYLESAASEG; this is encoded by the coding sequence ATGCAAAATTCTGCTCGAATAAAAATATCTGGGTTAACCCCACTGATCATTGCCACTGCAATTCTTACGGGTGCGATTTGTGCCGTTGCAAGTTATTTATTACCTGAAAACAGACCCATTCCCCAACTTGAAATTCAGGCAGCTAAAATTTCTTCACCTATCACTAGTTTGATGGTCAAATCCAGTTTTGATGATGCGAAAAAAATGCTAGAAAGCATCGAATATGCCTCAAATGATGTTGAGTACTTCTTATATAGTAATACAGGTGTAAGCGAACCCACACTTGTCTACCAATCATCACCAAACAACGTGCCAGCTTTATCAAGGTTAGATACCATTAACGATAAACAGCAAATAATAACCCATCAACCTTTATACATGGACGGGCAACTAGTTGGTGAACTGGTGCTGCGATATCAAAAAGCAAAGTCGTCCACATTATCGTGGCTTAGCTATTTAGCTTTTGCTGTGGCACTACTTTTGGCCATTTTTATGGCTTGGTTTAGTAACCGCTGCATAGGCCGAGACCTAATAAAACATAACCAGCAGATCCAAGATGAACTGCAACGTATTATTGATAACCAAGACTATCGTACACACATTAGCGCCGACCTAGGCTTAGGGCTTGATAATATCGCAAAGCTTATCAACCTTTTGCTTGAACAAATACAAACCGCAATTGACAGTGATCAAGCTGTACATAAAGAACTTAAGCAGCTTCAAACCAGCTTAGAAACAGAAGTGCAAGCACGTACATTGGCACTGGAAAAAGCGACACTCAACGCAGAGCGTGCCAGCGAAGCCAAAACCACTTTCTTAGCAACAATGAGCCATGAAATTAGAACACCAATGAACGGCGTTATTGGTACTATAGATTTGCTAAGGCAAACCGAGTTAGATGGTGCCCAACACCGCTTGAGTACAATAATACGAGACTCCGCTTTTTCGTTGCTGGGTATACTCGATGATATTTTAGATTTTTCAAAAATTGAAGCAGGCAAGTTACAGATAGATAGCAGCCCATTTTCAGTAACAGAAACGGTTGAAGAAGTTGCTCGAGTGTTGTCATCGGTTGCCAAAAAAAGAAAGCTAGATTTGCAGCTTTCTATCGCCCCGGATATCCCAACAAATTTAGTGGGCGATACAGTCAGGGTCAGGCAAGTGTTATATAACCTGTGCAGTAACGCGATTAAATTCACCAGCACCGATGAAACCAAGCAAGGCTATGTAAAAATATCTGCAGAGGTCGCACAAAATACATCTGAACACTATACCTTACGCTTCAAAGTGGTCGACAACGGTAAAGGCATGAACCAATCGCAATTGCGTGAGATTTTCAATCCCTTTATACAAGCCGAAGGGTCTATCACTCGTGAGTTTGGAGGCACCGGGCTTGGTTTATCGATATGTAAGAGCCTGATTGAACTGATGCTTGGCTCAATCAATGTCACTAGTGATATCGGGATGGGTAGCGAGTTTGTAGTTGAGCTCCCTTTTAGTACCTCTGGCCAAGTAAAATATGCAAATAAAGCGGTGTTAAACCAAAAAGAAGTCGTTGTTTTGACAGACGACACGAGTAGACAAAAAACCGTTTCGCGTTATTTGTCCTTTATGGGGGCCAAGGTTTCTGTACTTAGCACATCAGCTAATATCGACGAATATCAATATAAAAGCTCAATTATTTGGGTGCTCGATGGCTTAGATAGTATGGAGAAAATCAACGATCAGCTTCGTGCTCTACTGTATTCATTAGAAAACAATAATCAACAAATCGTTGTGTTGAGCACCATGGACGATGCCGCAATTAACCATAAAAATATTTTTTATCTCAATGCTGCACCACTATGTAAAACGAGCTTTATGACCGCTATTTTGGTGGCTGCTGGCTTGCACAAACCTAAGCAGTTAAAACCAACACGCACTTTAAATAATTATTTAAGCGTTGAACAAGCTAAAGAAGAAAACAAATTAGTCTTGCTCGTTGAAGATAACATTTTAAATCAGCAAGTACTTACCGATCAGCTCCATTTGTTGGGGTATGGCGTTGAAGTCGCTGAAAATGGTGAACAAGGCCTAGAGATCTGGAAAGGTGGCCACTACCCCGTCATTTTAACCGACTTACACATGCCCAAAATGTCTGGTTATGACATGGTCAAAGAGATACGCGATATTGCCGAGCAAAGCGAAGATATCAATGCGCAACCATACATTATCGCGGTCACAGCCAATGCATTAAAAGGAGAGCGAGAACGCTGCCTCAGTGCTGGTATGAATGACTATATAACCAAACCAGTTGAACTCAACGTACTCGAAGAGACGTTACAAAAATACCTGAAAACACTGCCAAATGATGAAATGACTGACAGCGACGAGCAAGACGATGACGAACTATTTGAAGTTGATGGACACGCAGAGCAATCGCAAGAAGCTCAGCCAATAGATCTTGAAACACTCAGCAAGTACGTTAATCATGACGAAGCCAAACAGCGCCGATTCTTTAAAATGTACTTAGAGCAGAGTAGCCAACTCACCCGCGAAATATATGGTGCCGTCATATCCTGTGAGCAATCAGTAATTATTGAATCATGTCACCAGCTTAAGTCCATTTCTAAAACCATAGGGGCTGAGCAAGTGGCTGAGATAGCGATAGAGTTCGAATCACAGTGTAAGGCAAATACACTGTCTTCTGATGAGCTCATTGCGCTTCGCAACAAGTTAGACAAAGCATATACACAAGCGACTGAGTTTATTCAAAAATACTTAGAGTCGGCAGCATCAGAAGGTTAA
- the hpf gene encoding ribosome hibernation-promoting factor, HPF/YfiA family: MKINLSGHHVDITDAVRAHVQEKFAKTATHFPSLLSLDIIISKDNKKFNAEISTTYSGVRIGVKGEGDVMYPAIANAAKKLDASLKHRKGQLKANLHDKPVSTTPEIAHEIIQEMDLR; this comes from the coding sequence ATGAAGATAAATCTTTCGGGCCACCATGTGGATATTACAGACGCAGTAAGAGCTCACGTTCAAGAAAAGTTTGCCAAAACAGCGACACACTTTCCGTCATTATTATCGCTGGACATTATAATTAGTAAAGATAACAAAAAATTTAACGCTGAAATTTCAACAACCTATTCAGGCGTGCGTATTGGAGTTAAAGGGGAAGGCGATGTAATGTACCCCGCTATTGCCAATGCAGCTAAAAAATTAGATGCCTCACTAAAACATAGAAAAGGCCAATTGAAAGCGAATTTACACGATAAGCCGGTAAGCACAACACCGGAAATTGCACACGAAATTATTCAAGAAATGGATTTACGCTAA
- the glsB gene encoding glutaminase B: protein MPNYQTVLDATFTHVQPLLNKGKVADYIPALAEQELGQFAMALHTNDGQTFTAGNCNARFTVQSVSKVMTLTMALQRYEDELWQRVGKEPSGTAFNSLTQLEFENGIPRNPFINAGAIVTCDALFSRLSAPIHTMLEQYRSQSGNEKVVINKRVAQSEFEHRYRNAAMAYLMKSFGNFTNDVEEVLWSYFNYCAIEVNCTELARTFSYLSNHGFCSQSQQQLLSAKQTKQLNSLLFTSGLYDAAGDFAYRVGMPGKSGVSGTIIAVVPGQFTVAVWSPGLDKFGNSVAGIAALEYVSEQLGTAIF, encoded by the coding sequence ATGCCTAATTATCAAACTGTTCTCGATGCCACTTTTACTCATGTACAACCTTTACTTAACAAAGGCAAAGTCGCTGATTATATCCCCGCATTAGCTGAGCAAGAGTTAGGACAGTTTGCGATGGCATTGCATACCAATGATGGGCAAACCTTCACAGCTGGTAATTGTAATGCTCGCTTCACGGTGCAATCGGTATCAAAAGTGATGACTTTAACCATGGCACTGCAGCGTTATGAAGATGAACTTTGGCAAAGAGTAGGTAAAGAACCGTCAGGAACTGCGTTTAATTCTCTTACCCAATTAGAGTTTGAAAATGGCATTCCTCGCAACCCATTTATCAACGCGGGGGCTATTGTTACTTGCGATGCGCTATTCTCTCGTTTGAGCGCACCAATCCATACCATGTTGGAGCAATACCGCAGTCAGTCAGGCAATGAAAAAGTGGTGATCAATAAGCGGGTTGCACAGTCGGAGTTTGAACACCGATACCGAAATGCGGCTATGGCCTACTTAATGAAATCATTTGGTAACTTCACCAATGATGTAGAAGAGGTGCTTTGGTCATATTTTAATTATTGCGCCATTGAGGTTAATTGTACTGAACTTGCGCGTACCTTTTCTTATCTATCAAACCACGGTTTTTGCTCGCAAAGCCAGCAGCAATTGCTCAGTGCCAAGCAAACTAAACAGCTAAACTCTCTACTCTTTACCAGTGGCTTATATGATGCAGCGGGTGATTTTGCTTACAGAGTGGGTATGCCCGGTAAGTCGGGCGTATCGGGTACGATAATAGCGGTGGTACCGGGCCAGTTTACGGTCGCTGTTTGGTCGCCGGGCTTAGACAAGTTTGGTAACTCTGTGGCGGGGATAGCAGCACTTGAATATGTTTCTGAACAACTAGGCACTGCTATTTTTTAG
- a CDS encoding phage tail protein, whose product MSAEPKIGDIEMVGYHFVPRGYFPCTGAQVNIATESTLFSLLSTAYGGDGRVTFGLPDFRGRAAVGDGYGPGLTPRVQGNLYGVEHIHLDVSQMPSHTHLAVADAQATTAVEGFAGTLTVNAKNGLGDTDKAEGAYWATGEVVNGLAKTPISKAYSTTSDVKMAQDAAEISGTFHGVRTAVEVDVRLEDTGGTMPIFNCQPSSVTKFVIANIGLYPTRS is encoded by the coding sequence ATGAGTGCAGAACCAAAAATTGGTGATATCGAAATGGTGGGCTACCACTTTGTACCACGCGGTTATTTTCCGTGTACGGGGGCGCAAGTAAATATTGCTACTGAATCTACGTTGTTTTCTTTATTGAGTACAGCTTATGGCGGTGACGGTCGAGTAACTTTTGGTTTGCCCGACTTTCGTGGTCGTGCTGCGGTGGGTGATGGTTACGGACCAGGCTTAACGCCTAGAGTACAAGGTAACCTATATGGCGTTGAACATATCCATTTAGACGTTTCTCAGATGCCGTCACATACTCACTTGGCCGTAGCGGATGCACAAGCTACAACTGCAGTGGAAGGCTTTGCTGGTACTTTAACAGTGAATGCTAAAAACGGCTTGGGTGATACTGATAAAGCAGAAGGGGCTTATTGGGCAACAGGTGAAGTTGTAAATGGTTTAGCTAAAACACCAATCAGTAAAGCTTATTCAACTACCTCTGATGTGAAAATGGCGCAAGATGCTGCGGAAATATCTGGGACTTTTCATGGCGTACGAACTGCTGTGGAAGTGGACGTGAGATTGGAAGATACAGGTGGAACAATGCCTATTTTTAATTGTCAACCGAGCTCAGTCACAAAGTTTGTAATTGCCAATATAGGGCTTTACCCAACACGTAGTTAA